Proteins found in one Vallitalea guaymasensis genomic segment:
- a CDS encoding PTS sugar transporter subunit IIB: MAKIKVLAVCGFGVGTSLILKMNIEKVLKQNGIDAEVTNADITTATGINADVIFTSKELYSQLQGKSKAPLIQIDNFMNNKEIEEKGMPVIKGLM; this comes from the coding sequence ATGGCAAAAATCAAAGTTTTAGCAGTTTGTGGTTTTGGAGTTGGTACAAGTTTAATTCTTAAAATGAACATTGAAAAGGTTCTTAAGCAAAATGGAATTGACGCAGAGGTAACTAATGCTGATATTACTACTGCTACAGGAATCAATGCAGATGTAATTTTTACTTCAAAAGAGTTATATTCACAACTTCAAGGAAAATCAAAAGCACCACTTATTCAAATTGATAACTTTATGAATAATAAGGAGATCGAAGAAAAAGGAATGCCAGTAATCAAAGGACTCATGTAA
- a CDS encoding L-fucose/L-arabinose isomerase family protein: protein MRIGLISVGFPNFRYDIANEYLQKSLEKLDNSNYEILCCGKTLIDEQDIYLELSNLKQKNIDLLILQCGTYSYGSCMMKIVELFEHTPLLMWGFPEPVIEGFYGLPLNSLCGLNMYGSFLEKVDKKYSYVYGKVEDESTYDKVINTIRAIEIKMKMKGSKFCIIGGRVPGFYLSNVDEVRFRHEIGPEIVYYSLAALIQDVKNISSERVEKEIEIMVGEAAKVTTTNEMLEKSARIYLAIQDYKEKNNIDGFTIKCWPEFQELMGCSVCGVVSRLNNIGVATSCEGDITGLATMYIQNLITKEPCFFADLVNINEEGVAKAWHCGPAPLSLARDKETTEYLEHPTIKQGMGFAVQFKMKLGRLTMIKLKEAKGGYKMFIATGEGIEEDRVLVANQADIRFDSPINKVLDTIMANGIEHHYAIVYSEIKDILIETCKWMGIEVIDC, encoded by the coding sequence ATGAGAATTGGATTGATTTCAGTAGGATTCCCTAATTTTAGATATGATATCGCTAATGAATATTTACAGAAATCTCTAGAAAAACTGGATAACAGCAATTATGAAATCTTATGTTGCGGTAAGACACTTATTGATGAACAAGATATCTACTTAGAATTATCTAATCTAAAACAAAAAAATATTGATTTGTTAATTTTACAATGCGGTACATATTCATATGGTAGCTGCATGATGAAGATAGTTGAGTTGTTTGAACATACACCACTATTGATGTGGGGATTCCCTGAGCCTGTTATAGAGGGATTTTATGGTCTTCCACTGAATTCTTTATGTGGGCTTAATATGTATGGTAGTTTCTTGGAAAAAGTAGACAAGAAATATAGTTATGTATATGGAAAAGTAGAAGATGAGTCTACTTATGACAAGGTAATAAATACAATAAGAGCAATTGAAATAAAGATGAAGATGAAAGGAAGCAAATTCTGTATTATTGGTGGAAGAGTACCAGGATTTTATCTATCCAATGTTGATGAAGTAAGATTTCGTCATGAGATAGGTCCTGAAATAGTATATTATTCTCTAGCAGCATTAATTCAGGATGTTAAAAACATCTCATCTGAACGAGTTGAAAAAGAAATAGAAATAATGGTAGGAGAAGCTGCCAAAGTTACTACAACTAATGAGATGCTGGAAAAATCAGCAAGAATATATTTGGCAATACAAGATTACAAAGAAAAGAATAATATTGACGGTTTCACTATTAAGTGTTGGCCTGAGTTCCAAGAATTGATGGGCTGTAGTGTTTGTGGTGTTGTTTCAAGACTTAATAATATTGGAGTAGCTACATCCTGTGAGGGTGATATTACTGGACTTGCAACAATGTACATCCAGAATCTCATCACAAAAGAGCCATGTTTCTTTGCTGATCTAGTTAATATTAATGAGGAAGGTGTTGCAAAAGCTTGGCATTGTGGACCTGCTCCATTATCTTTGGCAAGAGATAAAGAGACTACTGAGTACTTGGAACATCCAACTATAAAACAAGGAATGGGATTCGCAGTTCAGTTCAAGATGAAGCTGGGAAGACTTACAATGATAAAGTTAAAAGAAGCTAAAGGTGGATATAAGATGTTCATTGCTACAGGTGAAGGCATAGAAGAAGATAGAGTGTTAGTAGCAAATCAGGCAGATATAAGGTTTGATTCACCAATAAACAAAGTGCTGGATACAATAATGGCTAATGGAATAGAACATCATTACGCTATAGTATATAGTGAAATAAAAGACATATTAATAGAAACTTGTAAATGGATGGGAATTGAAGTAATAGATTGTTAG
- a CDS encoding PTS ascorbate transporter subunit IIC, whose product MSVINYLTSNIFKQPSLFLGVVALIGLLLQRKSFGEVIKGTFKTIIGVIILFKGVNIIGDAVSPLSGAFSTLYDLPASNQFDPQGWLNFLGEYGSTIGLVIVLAFIINLLVARISPIKNIFLTGHIFFWMSYIFVAVGVEAGLTGTALTIFATLFLALYIIVVPALLRPFVKKVTGSDDFTIGHSASIFCLLGAGIGKLVGNKEKSTEDLKIPKAFEFFRDTTIATSLIVFATYIVVGLIIGPDARVEIFGGAIGSLNTIGGMQYDLFTFSLMAGLTFGAGLTILLTGVRLMLGEIIPAFKGISDKLIPNSIPALDIPMVFPFAPNALLIGFIVSMVTSILTIVIMASTGLLAYAVIPLTVACFFDVAPGAIFANATGGRRGAVIASIVSGVLMVLLVAVSIPALFNTVAGFNQLFGGNDFSLWSAIGSLIGKIF is encoded by the coding sequence ATGTCAGTTATTAATTATTTAACTTCAAACATTTTCAAGCAACCATCTTTGTTTTTAGGTGTAGTAGCATTAATTGGTTTATTACTTCAAAGGAAAAGTTTTGGTGAAGTAATAAAAGGAACATTTAAAACTATTATTGGAGTAATTATTTTATTCAAAGGGGTTAACATTATTGGGGATGCTGTTTCTCCACTTTCAGGAGCATTTTCCACATTATATGATTTACCTGCAAGCAATCAGTTTGATCCACAGGGTTGGCTTAATTTCCTAGGTGAGTATGGTTCAACAATAGGTTTAGTAATAGTACTTGCTTTTATAATTAACTTATTAGTAGCTAGAATCTCTCCTATAAAAAATATTTTCTTGACAGGTCATATATTCTTCTGGATGTCATATATCTTTGTAGCTGTAGGGGTTGAAGCAGGGTTAACTGGTACAGCACTCACAATATTCGCAACTTTATTCTTAGCTTTATATATAATTGTAGTTCCAGCATTACTAAGACCTTTTGTAAAAAAAGTTACAGGTTCTGATGATTTCACTATCGGACATAGTGCGTCTATCTTCTGTCTACTTGGAGCAGGTATTGGTAAATTAGTTGGAAATAAAGAAAAATCAACTGAAGATCTAAAAATACCTAAAGCATTTGAATTCTTTAGAGATACAACAATCGCTACATCACTTATAGTATTTGCAACTTATATCGTAGTTGGATTAATTATCGGTCCAGATGCAAGAGTTGAGATATTCGGTGGAGCAATTGGTTCTCTTAATACAATTGGTGGTATGCAATACGATTTATTCACATTTAGTTTAATGGCTGGTTTAACATTTGGAGCAGGTTTAACAATTCTTCTAACAGGTGTAAGATTAATGCTTGGTGAAATAATTCCTGCGTTCAAAGGTATCTCTGACAAACTTATTCCAAACTCAATACCAGCACTTGATATTCCAATGGTATTCCCATTTGCACCAAATGCATTATTGATTGGGTTTATAGTAAGTATGGTAACAAGTATCTTAACTATAGTTATAATGGCTTCAACAGGATTGTTAGCTTATGCTGTTATACCATTGACAGTAGCTTGTTTCTTTGATGTAGCTCCAGGTGCTATCTTTGCAAATGCAACAGGTGGACGTAGAGGTGCAGTTATCGCAAGTATTGTAAGTGGTGTCTTGATGGTATTATTAGTAGCAGTTTCAATTCCTGCATTATTCAATACAGTAGCTGGATTCAACCAATTATTTGGTGGTAATGACTTCTCATTATGGTCAGCTATAGGTTCATTGATAGGTAAAATATTTTAA
- a CDS encoding beta-galactosidase, translating into MDRDDFIYAAGYYPLMHDKEDWDRDLKLMKDSGINMIRTAELFNTWDRIEPEKGKFNFEFLDEFFDLCLKYDIKILLGTGTASPPYWLHELYPDVNILNNHGEQYPNNVSYTWACIDNPGYISEVERYLTVLIDRYKDHEALYAYQIHNEVSFPFMPLKEGDIDIYCYCNHTKKNFRKWIENKYETLDNLNYAYRWGATNTCHTSWEQVEPPKTKPTSWSSVTRWLDFRLFWMDNFVKFISWQNDIIKKYDTKHLTTTNIFFLKSQDPLGVLTALDQFEMAKVVDIIGYDLYPGSGNKLEKKPEFASMFLDMAKSTSKPLGKDYWLLETESGPINGWVLGPSRNVKGFDLIRNVFEAVGHDAKLTLYQGWREWDFQPLHWGAIVDLDGGKTERTVAAKKIGTVLNEYGKSFVKSNNNKGEIGILISKENAIVLNGMGQEDFLIKALRGAYTTFWEKGYNVEFVNEDLVKDGYVNKYPVLYMPFMSVIDDELAKGLDKYVSQGGTLIGTARCGMLGQYGWYNHKIPCFDLSDVFGVEATEVEAGINPNVSYSMKNYTGYWHKEVLQINDKNVDILARFNDDKPAVTINNYGKGQAVYFATHPDVAYLGEKSNLLWDIIDDILLPKGLSPKISVDYTNRSVKEVDVHYLGNEKEEYLIITNYVNKKHSGFFINGEKYVRISMKTDRQYHRAIDIMTEETIDMQKENDCILLETKIIKDQVKIIKLT; encoded by the coding sequence ATGGATAGAGATGACTTTATTTATGCAGCTGGGTATTATCCATTAATGCATGATAAAGAAGATTGGGACAGAGATCTTAAGTTAATGAAAGATTCTGGTATCAATATGATAAGAACTGCTGAACTTTTTAATACATGGGATAGAATAGAACCTGAGAAAGGTAAATTCAATTTTGAGTTTTTAGATGAATTTTTTGACCTATGCCTCAAGTATGATATAAAGATTCTCCTAGGGACTGGAACTGCATCACCACCCTATTGGCTACATGAATTATATCCAGATGTAAATATACTTAATAATCATGGAGAACAATATCCTAATAATGTTTCATATACTTGGGCATGTATAGATAATCCAGGATATATAAGTGAAGTAGAAAGATATTTAACTGTATTGATTGATAGATATAAAGATCATGAAGCATTATATGCTTATCAGATTCATAATGAAGTAAGTTTCCCTTTTATGCCATTAAAAGAGGGAGATATAGATATATATTGCTATTGCAACCATACTAAGAAGAATTTTAGGAAATGGATAGAAAATAAATATGAAACCTTGGATAATTTGAATTATGCATATAGATGGGGTGCAACCAATACTTGTCATACTTCATGGGAACAAGTTGAACCTCCAAAAACTAAACCGACTAGTTGGTCAAGTGTTACTAGGTGGTTAGATTTTCGTTTATTCTGGATGGATAATTTCGTAAAATTCATTAGTTGGCAGAATGATATCATAAAAAAATATGATACCAAGCATTTGACAACTACAAATATTTTCTTCTTGAAGTCTCAAGACCCTCTTGGTGTTTTAACCGCTCTTGACCAGTTTGAAATGGCAAAGGTTGTAGATATAATTGGATATGACTTATACCCTGGCAGTGGTAATAAACTAGAGAAGAAACCTGAATTTGCATCTATGTTTTTGGATATGGCAAAAAGCACTTCAAAACCATTAGGAAAAGATTATTGGTTGTTAGAGACTGAAAGTGGTCCTATCAATGGTTGGGTATTAGGTCCAAGTAGAAATGTAAAAGGCTTTGATCTAATAAGAAATGTATTTGAGGCAGTAGGGCATGATGCGAAATTGACATTATATCAAGGATGGCGTGAATGGGATTTCCAACCTCTGCATTGGGGAGCTATCGTTGATTTGGATGGTGGAAAAACTGAAAGAACAGTAGCTGCCAAAAAGATAGGTACAGTACTTAATGAATATGGAAAATCTTTTGTGAAATCCAATAACAATAAAGGCGAAATCGGAATATTAATCTCTAAAGAAAATGCTATTGTCCTAAACGGTATGGGACAAGAGGATTTCTTGATAAAAGCTTTAAGAGGTGCATATACAACTTTCTGGGAAAAAGGGTATAATGTAGAATTTGTAAATGAAGATTTGGTAAAAGACGGCTATGTCAATAAGTATCCTGTATTATATATGCCTTTCATGTCTGTTATTGATGATGAATTAGCTAAGGGACTTGACAAGTATGTTAGTCAAGGTGGTACACTAATAGGAACCGCTAGATGTGGAATGTTAGGTCAATATGGATGGTATAATCATAAAATACCTTGCTTTGACTTAAGTGATGTATTTGGAGTTGAGGCAACAGAAGTAGAAGCAGGGATTAATCCTAATGTTTCCTATAGTATGAAAAACTATACTGGATATTGGCACAAGGAAGTTTTACAAATAAATGATAAGAACGTTGATATACTGGCAAGATTCAATGATGATAAACCGGCAGTAACAATTAATAATTATGGAAAAGGTCAAGCAGTATATTTTGCTACTCATCCAGATGTGGCTTATCTAGGAGAGAAATCAAATCTATTATGGGATATTATAGATGATATTCTATTACCAAAAGGGTTAAGTCCTAAGATTAGTGTGGATTACACAAATAGAAGTGTTAAAGAGGTTGATGTACACTATTTGGGTAATGAAAAAGAGGAATATCTCATTATAACTAATTATGTCAATAAAAAACATTCAGGCTTCTTTATAAATGGTGAAAAATATGTTAGAATTTCTATGAAAACAGATAGACAATATCATAGAGCGATTGATATAATGACTGAAGAAACCATTGATATGCAAAAAGAAAATGATTGTATATTACTTGAAACAAAAATAATAAAAGACCAAGTTAAAATAATAAAATTAACTTAA
- a CDS encoding class II fructose-bisphosphate aldolase, which translates to MQLLPMKELLLEAKANNSAVAAINVSNMETITGLLETAQKMESSIILQISPMQIQAQKITYAQIVEMIKLFGRDYDIKTSIHVDHAVDVEDCYKAIDSGFTSVMYDGSMVDFDTNIENTLKVVNYAKGKNVTVEAELGKVGGAEASDSTEEGYMTDPGKVEIFVNRTGVDCLAVAIGNAHGQYKCKPKLDFNRLSAIYEKAGIPLVLHGGTGIPDVDIKKAISKGIRKVNIFTEVDRAFVKGFVDAYTGNKNIYMMHAQEQAREYMMREIEKKLRICKNVEEE; encoded by the coding sequence ATGCAGTTATTACCTATGAAAGAGCTTTTATTGGAAGCTAAGGCTAATAACTCAGCTGTTGCAGCGATAAACGTTAGTAATATGGAAACAATAACTGGGTTATTAGAAACAGCACAGAAAATGGAATCATCTATTATCTTGCAGATATCACCAATGCAGATTCAAGCTCAGAAAATAACTTATGCTCAGATAGTAGAGATGATAAAGCTTTTTGGAAGAGATTATGACATAAAGACTTCCATACATGTGGATCATGCTGTTGATGTAGAAGATTGTTATAAAGCCATAGATTCTGGTTTTACTTCGGTAATGTACGATGGTTCTATGGTGGATTTTGATACTAATATAGAAAACACATTGAAAGTTGTTAATTATGCTAAGGGAAAAAATGTCACAGTAGAAGCTGAATTAGGAAAAGTTGGTGGTGCAGAGGCTTCTGATAGTACTGAAGAAGGTTATATGACTGACCCTGGTAAAGTAGAAATATTTGTAAACAGGACTGGTGTGGATTGTCTGGCTGTAGCTATAGGAAATGCTCATGGACAATATAAATGCAAACCAAAACTGGATTTTAATAGATTAAGTGCAATATATGAAAAAGCCGGTATACCTTTGGTTCTTCATGGCGGTACAGGAATACCTGATGTTGATATAAAGAAGGCTATTTCAAAAGGAATAAGGAAAGTTAATATCTTCACAGAAGTAGATAGAGCTTTTGTTAAAGGTTTTGTAGATGCATATACAGGTAATAAAAACATATATATGATGCACGCTCAAGAACAAGCAAGAGAATATATGATGCGAGAAATTGAGAAGAAACTCCGTATTTGCAAAAATGTTGAGGAGGAATAG
- a CDS encoding DUF503 domain-containing protein — protein sequence MNVKTVTITILILDSNSLKDKRSVIKSIIHKTHNKFNVSIAEVKDNDILNQGVLGLSIVSSNTQTTEQIFYSIIDFIEDDYPVEIVEISDY from the coding sequence ATGAATGTAAAAACTGTAACTATAACTATATTAATATTAGATTCTAATTCATTAAAGGATAAACGTAGTGTTATAAAAAGTATTATCCATAAAACTCATAACAAATTCAATGTTAGTATTGCTGAAGTAAAAGATAATGATATCCTCAACCAAGGTGTACTAGGTTTATCAATCGTTAGCAGTAATACTCAAACTACTGAACAGATTTTCTATAGTATCATTGATTTTATTGAAGACGATTATCCTGTTGAAATTGTTGAAATCTCTGATTACTAA
- a CDS encoding HAD-IIA family hydrolase, which produces MRDLHKIKCFLLDMDGTFYLGDELINGSMDFLKILEKQDKDFLFLTNNSSKNRMAYVEKLKRLGCDVEPDKVFTSGEATTIYLQNEKPGAKVFLLGTPLLEEEFINAGFELVKDRNESPDYVVLGFDTTLTYEKLWIACDYIRDGVTYIATHPDYNCPLEGGKFMPDAGAMIDFIAASTGRRPHVIGKPNSDIISVICDKYGYNRQEIAMVGDRLYTDIKTGINADIATVVVLSGETSITDYEKSDINADFVYPSLKEIGEDLIK; this is translated from the coding sequence ATGAGAGACTTACATAAAATAAAATGTTTCTTATTAGATATGGATGGTACTTTTTATTTAGGTGATGAATTGATTAATGGTTCCATGGATTTCTTGAAAATTCTTGAGAAGCAGGATAAAGATTTTCTATTTCTAACTAATAATTCATCCAAGAATAGAATGGCATATGTAGAAAAATTAAAGAGATTAGGTTGCGACGTAGAACCTGACAAAGTGTTTACTTCTGGAGAAGCAACAACAATATATTTACAGAATGAGAAACCAGGAGCAAAGGTATTTTTACTGGGGACACCTCTTCTAGAGGAAGAATTCATTAATGCAGGCTTTGAGTTGGTTAAGGATAGAAATGAATCTCCAGATTATGTTGTGTTAGGGTTTGATACTACCCTTACATATGAAAAATTATGGATAGCATGTGATTATATAAGAGATGGAGTAACATATATTGCTACGCATCCTGATTATAACTGTCCTCTTGAGGGAGGAAAATTCATGCCAGATGCAGGTGCAATGATAGATTTTATTGCTGCTTCAACTGGTAGAAGACCTCATGTAATTGGAAAACCAAATTCTGATATTATTAGTGTTATCTGCGATAAATATGGTTACAACAGGCAAGAAATTGCTATGGTCGGTGATAGGTTATATACTGATATCAAAACGGGTATTAATGCTGATATAGCTACTGTAGTAGTTCTATCTGGTGAAACAAGTATAACTGATTATGAAAAGTCAGATATAAATGCTGATTTTGTTTATCCATCACTTAAGGAAATAGGTGAAGATTTAATAAAATAA
- the dhaL gene encoding dihydroxyacetone kinase subunit DhaL: MLSAKQIQELLIKIADMYIEKQDELSKLDAVIGDGDHGVTMARGSKAAKIKVSELEDGTCRDYFKTFGRTLVSTLGGAMGPLYGSIFLEISKACKGKEEVSLNELSEGFNNGLLKVMELGGAKVGDKTMVDSIHPTVEALKKANEEGKDLANGFELAVKAAEEGVNSTIPLIARRGRSRYLQEKAIGHQDAGATSFSYLIKTIYEYLKDM, from the coding sequence ATGTTAAGTGCAAAACAAATTCAAGAATTATTGATAAAGATAGCAGATATGTATATTGAAAAGCAAGATGAATTATCAAAACTTGACGCTGTAATTGGTGATGGTGACCATGGTGTTACTATGGCTAGAGGTTCAAAAGCCGCTAAAATAAAGGTATCTGAATTAGAAGATGGAACCTGCAGAGATTATTTCAAAACATTTGGTAGAACTTTAGTATCAACTCTTGGTGGTGCTATGGGACCTCTTTATGGAAGCATTTTCCTAGAAATCTCAAAAGCTTGTAAAGGTAAAGAGGAAGTATCCTTAAATGAATTATCAGAAGGTTTTAACAATGGATTATTAAAGGTAATGGAGTTAGGCGGTGCCAAGGTAGGAGATAAGACCATGGTAGATTCCATACATCCTACAGTAGAAGCACTAAAGAAAGCTAATGAAGAGGGAAAAGACTTAGCAAATGGATTTGAATTAGCTGTAAAAGCAGCTGAAGAGGGTGTTAATAGCACTATTCCATTAATTGCTAGAAGAGGTCGTTCAAGATATCTACAAGAAAAAGCTATTGGACATCAAGATGCAGGGGCAACTTCTTTTAGTTATCTTATTAAAACAATCTATGAATACTTGAAAGATATGTAA
- a CDS encoding sugar phosphate isomerase/epimerase family protein, with translation MKFGIHLSTFTNEWDEDIFRYIRKVKEYGYDGVEFPLMDPDSFKVDKAKKLLKEYSLECTCGTGMNPQRDISAEDSIINKNGINHLKKCLDICNELETDCLGGVLYAPWGTCMSRETGKDNIKRSIENLSKIGEYAKEKGVVLALEMINRYETYVINSVQDGLAFIDKVGNDNVKLHFDTFHANIEEKSIKNALIEGGKDIYHIHFCENDRGAPGTGQINWQQVKEGLEAIEYDRWITLENFVMPNCGVGNDVFIWRDIDESGLAVAEKGIKFMKELFKRA, from the coding sequence ATGAAATTTGGTATACATTTATCTACTTTTACTAATGAATGGGATGAAGATATTTTTAGATACATAAGAAAAGTAAAAGAATATGGCTATGATGGAGTAGAATTTCCACTTATGGATCCAGACAGTTTTAAGGTAGATAAAGCTAAAAAATTGTTAAAAGAGTATTCTTTAGAATGTACATGTGGAACTGGTATGAATCCTCAGAGAGATATTTCAGCAGAAGACAGTATTATTAATAAAAACGGAATCAATCATTTGAAAAAATGTTTAGATATATGCAATGAGCTGGAAACAGATTGCCTCGGAGGAGTTTTATATGCACCTTGGGGTACTTGTATGAGTAGGGAAACAGGAAAAGACAATATTAAAAGAAGTATAGAGAACTTATCAAAAATCGGAGAATATGCAAAGGAAAAAGGTGTTGTACTTGCTCTTGAGATGATTAATAGATATGAAACATATGTAATTAATTCAGTGCAAGATGGATTAGCATTCATAGATAAAGTAGGTAATGATAATGTTAAACTTCATTTTGACACTTTTCATGCCAACATTGAAGAGAAATCAATCAAGAATGCCCTAATAGAAGGCGGTAAAGATATATATCATATCCATTTCTGTGAAAATGATAGAGGGGCACCTGGTACAGGACAGATAAATTGGCAACAAGTAAAAGAAGGATTGGAAGCAATTGAATATGATAGATGGATTACATTAGAAAATTTTGTTATGCCTAATTGCGGAGTAGGCAATGACGTTTTCATATGGCGAGATATAGATGAAAGCGGTCTTGCAGTCGCTGAAAAAGGAATAAAATTCATGAAAGAACTATTTAAAAGAGCTTAA
- a CDS encoding dihydroxyacetone kinase subunit DhaK translates to MIVKKIINNPDNIVSDTIEGFVKAYEDKIEKLPNSNVVIRKNMEKGKVSVIIGNGSGHEPACIGFVGENMLTANAYGGVFAAPSPDTLYDAIEASENGKGVCVLISNHAGDVINSKMAIDMADDDDILCKGVILYDDIASAPKGEEIERRGTAGTLFNYKITSSYAADGHDLEEVAKMAEKVRDNTRTLTVATVPGTSPITGYKMFEIADDEIEIGMGVHGEAAAHTMKIGTAEEIAKVMCKKLIEDKPYEKGDEVAVLVNGCGQTTYMELLIFYNEVEKILSEAGIKTYKPAIGNYITTQEMGGIALAFCKLDEEMKKQWSKTTDAPGFHI, encoded by the coding sequence ATGATAGTTAAAAAGATCATAAATAACCCAGATAATATTGTCAGTGATACAATTGAGGGTTTTGTAAAAGCATATGAAGATAAGATTGAGAAATTGCCTAATAGTAATGTGGTAATAAGAAAAAATATGGAAAAAGGTAAAGTAAGTGTAATAATTGGTAATGGTTCAGGTCACGAGCCAGCTTGTATAGGTTTTGTAGGAGAAAACATGCTGACAGCTAATGCATATGGAGGAGTATTTGCTGCTCCAAGTCCAGATACATTATATGATGCGATAGAAGCATCTGAAAATGGTAAAGGTGTATGTGTCTTGATATCTAATCATGCTGGTGATGTTATCAATTCAAAAATGGCAATAGATATGGCAGATGATGATGACATATTATGCAAAGGTGTAATATTATATGACGACATAGCTTCTGCCCCAAAAGGAGAAGAGATTGAAAGAAGAGGTACAGCAGGAACTCTTTTCAACTATAAAATTACCAGCTCATATGCTGCAGATGGTCATGACTTGGAAGAAGTAGCAAAAATGGCAGAGAAGGTTAGAGATAATACAAGAACATTAACTGTAGCGACTGTACCAGGTACTTCACCTATTACTGGCTATAAGATGTTTGAGATAGCAGATGATGAAATTGAAATAGGTATGGGTGTTCATGGAGAAGCAGCAGCACATACTATGAAGATTGGTACAGCAGAAGAGATTGCAAAGGTCATGTGTAAGAAATTGATAGAAGATAAACCATATGAAAAAGGTGACGAAGTAGCTGTATTAGTCAATGGATGCGGACAAACTACTTATATGGAATTATTGATATTCTATAATGAAGTAGAAAAAATATTATCAGAAGCTGGAATTAAAACTTATAAACCTGCTATTGGAAATTATATTACTACTCAAGAAATGGGTGGAATTGCTTTAGCATTTTGTAAGCTTGATGAAGAAATGAAGAAACAGTGGTCAAAAACAACTGATGCCCCTGGTTTTCATATATAA